From a region of the Neodiprion fabricii isolate iyNeoFabr1 chromosome 7, iyNeoFabr1.1, whole genome shotgun sequence genome:
- the LOC124186714 gene encoding serine/threonine-protein phosphatase 2A 56 kDa regulatory subunit gamma isoform-like isoform X3: MESVKNKDKGRNGKDGSDVGDEANKTAGGTSGGSTPPPPPTLINKIKYQPGGPVIKKDKRQSSSRFNISKNRELQKLPLLTEAQQGNEREELFIQKLRQCCVLFDFEADPLSDLKWKEVKRGALHEMVEYVTKNRNVITEAIYPEAVNMFAVNLFRTLPPSSNPNGAEFDPEEDEPTLEAAWPHLQLVYEFFLRLLESQDFQPNIAKRYIDHKFVLQLLELFDSEDPRERDFLKTTLHRIYGKFLGLRAYIRKQINNVFYRFIYETEHHNGIAELLEILGSIINGFALPLKEEHKVFLLKVLLPLHKAKSLSVYHPQLAYCVVQFLEKDASLTEPVIRNLLKFWPKTHSPKEVMFLNELEEILDVIEPAEFQKVMDPLFRQLAKCVSSPHFQVAERALYYWNNEYIMSLISDNYSVILPIMYPALYRNSRNHWNKTIHGLIYNALKLFMEMNQKVFDECTQQYYQKERKVLKDRNEAWVRVEALAMRHPGYSSTNIDTNYPYTLPPDDDADADQTPLIFEKPKAKFTEVRGVPVSSPFDAEKALTTADQPVKMKGLLRRKSELPQDSYTMRALSDHKRADEYLVTPPDPNKC, translated from the exons GCAAACAAAACGGCTGGGGGAACCTCCGGGGGCAGTACGCCGCCACCTCCGCCAACtctgataaataaaatcaaatatcaaCCCGGGGGACCGGTAATAAAGAAGGATAAACGTCAGAGCAGCTCGAGGTTTAACATATCGAAGAACAGGGAGCTGCAGAAACTGCCCCTGCTAACAG AAGCGCAGCAGGGCAACGAAAGGGAGGAACTGTTTATCCAGAAGCTGAGACAGTGCTGCGTACTCTTTGACTTCGAGGCAGATCCATTATCGGATTTAAAATGGAAGGAGGTGAAACGAGGCGCGCTGCACGAGATGGTAGAATACGTTacaaaaaacagaaatgtTATCACCGAAGCCATATATCCGGAGGCTGTGAACATG TTTGCAGTGAACCTTTTCCGGACATTGCCGCCATCGTCGAACCCGAATGGAGCAGAATTCGACCCCGAGGAAGATGAGCCGACCCTGGAAGCAGCCTGGCCGCATTTGCAATTGGTCTACGAATTTTTCCTACGGTTGTTAGAGTCGCAGGACTTTCAACCCAACATTGCTAAGCGGTACATCGACCACAAGTTTGTTTTACAACTGTTGGAATTGTTTGACTCGGAGGATCCAAGGGAGAGGGACTTTCTCAAAACTACACTTCATAGAATTTATGGAAAGTTTCTCGGATTGAGGGCTTAcataagaaaacaaataaacaatgTTTTCTACAGATTCATATACGAGACGGAACATCATAATGGTATAGCCGAATTGCTGGAAATATTGGGGAG CATTATCAACGGCTTTGCGCTGCCGCTGAAAGAGGAACACAAGGTGTTTTTACTGAAGGTATTGCTGCCGTTGCACAAGGCAAAATCTTTGTCTGTCTATCATCCGCAGCTCGCTTACTGCGTCGTTCAGTTTTTGGAGAAGGACGCGTCTCTAACGGAGCCCGTTATTAGAAATCTGTTGAAATTTTGGCCAAAGACACATTCCCCCAAAGAAGTGATGTTCCTCAACGAACTTGAGGAGATTCTCGACGTGATCGAGCCTGCCGAGTTCCAAAAAGTAATGGACCCTCTGTTCAGGCAGCTCGCCAAGTGCGTCTCGTCGCCGCACTTTCAG GTGGCCGAAAGAGCTCTCTACTACTGGAATAATGAGTACATAATGTCACTAATATCGGACAATTATTCCGTCATATTGCCGATAATGTATCCGGCATTGTACAGAAATTCCCGCAATCACTGGAACAAAACGATCCACGGACTGATATACAACGCTCTGAAACTATTTATGGAAATGAATCAGAAAGTATTCGACGAATGCACCCAGCAGTACTATCag AAGGAGCGCAAGGTATTGAAAGATAGGAACGAGGCGTGGGTCAGAGTCGAAGCGCTGGCAATGAGACATCCTGGATATTCGTCGACCAACATAGACACGAATTACCCGTACACGTTGCCACCCGACGACGACGCCGACGCGGATCAAACGCCGTTGATATTCGAAAAGCCAAAAGCCAAATTCACGGAGGTGAGAGGCGTTCCAGTTTCAAGTCCTTTCGACGCCGAAAAA GCACTGACGACGGCGGACCAACCAGTTAAGATGAAGGGGCTACTGCGGAGGAAGAGCGAGCTGCCCCAGGATTCTTACACGATGAGAGCTCTTTCGGATCACAAACGCGCGGACGAATACCTCGTCACGCCACCGGATCCAAACAAATGCTAG
- the LOC124186714 gene encoding serine/threonine-protein phosphatase 2A 56 kDa regulatory subunit gamma isoform-like isoform X6, whose translation MVEYVTKNRNVITEAIYPEAVNMFAVNLFRTLPPSSNPNGAEFDPEEDEPTLEAAWPHLQLVYEFFLRLLESQDFQPNIAKRYIDHKFVLQLLELFDSEDPRERDFLKTTLHRIYGKFLGLRAYIRKQINNVFYRFIYETEHHNGIAELLEILGSIINGFALPLKEEHKVFLLKVLLPLHKAKSLSVYHPQLAYCVVQFLEKDASLTEPVIRNLLKFWPKTHSPKEVMFLNELEEILDVIEPAEFQKVMDPLFRQLAKCVSSPHFQVAERALYYWNNEYIMSLISDNYSVILPIMYPALYRNSRNHWNKTIHGLIYNALKLFMEMNQKVFDECTQQYYQDRQKERKVLKDRNEAWVRVEALAMRHPGYSSTNIDTNYPYTLPPDDDADADQTPLIFEKPKAKFTEVRGVPVSSPFDAEKALTTADQPVKMKGLLRRKSELPQDSYTMRALSDHKRADEYLVTPPDPNKC comes from the exons ATGGTAGAATACGTTacaaaaaacagaaatgtTATCACCGAAGCCATATATCCGGAGGCTGTGAACATG TTTGCAGTGAACCTTTTCCGGACATTGCCGCCATCGTCGAACCCGAATGGAGCAGAATTCGACCCCGAGGAAGATGAGCCGACCCTGGAAGCAGCCTGGCCGCATTTGCAATTGGTCTACGAATTTTTCCTACGGTTGTTAGAGTCGCAGGACTTTCAACCCAACATTGCTAAGCGGTACATCGACCACAAGTTTGTTTTACAACTGTTGGAATTGTTTGACTCGGAGGATCCAAGGGAGAGGGACTTTCTCAAAACTACACTTCATAGAATTTATGGAAAGTTTCTCGGATTGAGGGCTTAcataagaaaacaaataaacaatgTTTTCTACAGATTCATATACGAGACGGAACATCATAATGGTATAGCCGAATTGCTGGAAATATTGGGGAG CATTATCAACGGCTTTGCGCTGCCGCTGAAAGAGGAACACAAGGTGTTTTTACTGAAGGTATTGCTGCCGTTGCACAAGGCAAAATCTTTGTCTGTCTATCATCCGCAGCTCGCTTACTGCGTCGTTCAGTTTTTGGAGAAGGACGCGTCTCTAACGGAGCCCGTTATTAGAAATCTGTTGAAATTTTGGCCAAAGACACATTCCCCCAAAGAAGTGATGTTCCTCAACGAACTTGAGGAGATTCTCGACGTGATCGAGCCTGCCGAGTTCCAAAAAGTAATGGACCCTCTGTTCAGGCAGCTCGCCAAGTGCGTCTCGTCGCCGCACTTTCAG GTGGCCGAAAGAGCTCTCTACTACTGGAATAATGAGTACATAATGTCACTAATATCGGACAATTATTCCGTCATATTGCCGATAATGTATCCGGCATTGTACAGAAATTCCCGCAATCACTGGAACAAAACGATCCACGGACTGATATACAACGCTCTGAAACTATTTATGGAAATGAATCAGAAAGTATTCGACGAATGCACCCAGCAGTACTATCag GATCGTCAGAAGGAGCGCAAGGTATTGAAAGATAGGAACGAGGCGTGGGTCAGAGTCGAAGCGCTGGCAATGAGACATCCTGGATATTCGTCGACCAACATAGACACGAATTACCCGTACACGTTGCCACCCGACGACGACGCCGACGCGGATCAAACGCCGTTGATATTCGAAAAGCCAAAAGCCAAATTCACGGAGGTGAGAGGCGTTCCAGTTTCAAGTCCTTTCGACGCCGAAAAA GCACTGACGACGGCGGACCAACCAGTTAAGATGAAGGGGCTACTGCGGAGGAAGAGCGAGCTGCCCCAGGATTCTTACACGATGAGAGCTCTTTCGGATCACAAACGCGCGGACGAATACCTCGTCACGCCACCGGATCCAAACAAATGCTAG
- the LOC124186714 gene encoding serine/threonine-protein phosphatase 2A 56 kDa regulatory subunit gamma isoform-like isoform X4 → MESVKNKDKGRNGKDGSDVGDEANKTAGGTSGGSTPPPPPTLINKIKYQPGGPVIKKDKRQSSSRFNISKNRELQKLPLLTEAQQGNEREELFIQKLRQCCVLFDFEADPLSDLKWKEVKRGALHEMVEYVTKNRNVITEAIYPEAVNMFAVNLFRTLPPSSNPNGAEFDPEEDEPTLEAAWPHLQLVYEFFLRLLESQDFQPNIAKRYIDHKFVLQLLELFDSEDPRERDFLKTTLHRIYGKFLGLRAYIRKQINNVFYRFIYETEHHNGIAELLEILGSIINGFALPLKEEHKVFLLKVLLPLHKAKSLSVYHPQLAYCVVQFLEKDASLTEPVIRNLLKFWPKTHSPKEVMFLNELEEILDVIEPAEFQKVMDPLFRQLAKCVSSPHFQVAERALYYWNNEYIMSLISDNYSVILPIMYPALYRNSRNHWNKTIHGLIYNALKLFMEMNQKVFDECTQQYYQDRQKERKVLKDRNEAWVRVEALAMRHPGYSSTNIDTNYPYTLPPDDDADADQTPLIFEKPKAKFTEALTTADQPVKMKGLLRRKSELPQDSYTMRALSDHKRADEYLVTPPDPNKC, encoded by the exons GCAAACAAAACGGCTGGGGGAACCTCCGGGGGCAGTACGCCGCCACCTCCGCCAACtctgataaataaaatcaaatatcaaCCCGGGGGACCGGTAATAAAGAAGGATAAACGTCAGAGCAGCTCGAGGTTTAACATATCGAAGAACAGGGAGCTGCAGAAACTGCCCCTGCTAACAG AAGCGCAGCAGGGCAACGAAAGGGAGGAACTGTTTATCCAGAAGCTGAGACAGTGCTGCGTACTCTTTGACTTCGAGGCAGATCCATTATCGGATTTAAAATGGAAGGAGGTGAAACGAGGCGCGCTGCACGAGATGGTAGAATACGTTacaaaaaacagaaatgtTATCACCGAAGCCATATATCCGGAGGCTGTGAACATG TTTGCAGTGAACCTTTTCCGGACATTGCCGCCATCGTCGAACCCGAATGGAGCAGAATTCGACCCCGAGGAAGATGAGCCGACCCTGGAAGCAGCCTGGCCGCATTTGCAATTGGTCTACGAATTTTTCCTACGGTTGTTAGAGTCGCAGGACTTTCAACCCAACATTGCTAAGCGGTACATCGACCACAAGTTTGTTTTACAACTGTTGGAATTGTTTGACTCGGAGGATCCAAGGGAGAGGGACTTTCTCAAAACTACACTTCATAGAATTTATGGAAAGTTTCTCGGATTGAGGGCTTAcataagaaaacaaataaacaatgTTTTCTACAGATTCATATACGAGACGGAACATCATAATGGTATAGCCGAATTGCTGGAAATATTGGGGAG CATTATCAACGGCTTTGCGCTGCCGCTGAAAGAGGAACACAAGGTGTTTTTACTGAAGGTATTGCTGCCGTTGCACAAGGCAAAATCTTTGTCTGTCTATCATCCGCAGCTCGCTTACTGCGTCGTTCAGTTTTTGGAGAAGGACGCGTCTCTAACGGAGCCCGTTATTAGAAATCTGTTGAAATTTTGGCCAAAGACACATTCCCCCAAAGAAGTGATGTTCCTCAACGAACTTGAGGAGATTCTCGACGTGATCGAGCCTGCCGAGTTCCAAAAAGTAATGGACCCTCTGTTCAGGCAGCTCGCCAAGTGCGTCTCGTCGCCGCACTTTCAG GTGGCCGAAAGAGCTCTCTACTACTGGAATAATGAGTACATAATGTCACTAATATCGGACAATTATTCCGTCATATTGCCGATAATGTATCCGGCATTGTACAGAAATTCCCGCAATCACTGGAACAAAACGATCCACGGACTGATATACAACGCTCTGAAACTATTTATGGAAATGAATCAGAAAGTATTCGACGAATGCACCCAGCAGTACTATCag GATCGTCAGAAGGAGCGCAAGGTATTGAAAGATAGGAACGAGGCGTGGGTCAGAGTCGAAGCGCTGGCAATGAGACATCCTGGATATTCGTCGACCAACATAGACACGAATTACCCGTACACGTTGCCACCCGACGACGACGCCGACGCGGATCAAACGCCGTTGATATTCGAAAAGCCAAAAGCCAAATTCACGGAG GCACTGACGACGGCGGACCAACCAGTTAAGATGAAGGGGCTACTGCGGAGGAAGAGCGAGCTGCCCCAGGATTCTTACACGATGAGAGCTCTTTCGGATCACAAACGCGCGGACGAATACCTCGTCACGCCACCGGATCCAAACAAATGCTAG
- the LOC124186714 gene encoding serine/threonine-protein phosphatase 2A 56 kDa regulatory subunit gamma isoform-like isoform X1, translating into MESVKNKDKGRNGKDGSDVGDEANKTAGGTSGGSTPPPPPTLINKIKYQPGGPVIKKDKRQSSSRFNISKNRELQKLPLLTEAQQGNEREELFIQKLRQCCVLFDFEADPLSDLKWKEVKRGALHEMVEYVTKNRNVITEAIYPEAVNMFAVNLFRTLPPSSNPNGAEFDPEEDEPTLEAAWPHLQLVYEFFLRLLESQDFQPNIAKRYIDHKFVLQLLELFDSEDPRERDFLKTTLHRIYGKFLGLRAYIRKQINNVFYRFIYETEHHNGIAELLEILGSIINGFALPLKEEHKVFLLKVLLPLHKAKSLSVYHPQLAYCVVQFLEKDASLTEPVIRNLLKFWPKTHSPKEVMFLNELEEILDVIEPAEFQKVMDPLFRQLAKCVSSPHFQVAERALYYWNNEYIMSLISDNYSVILPIMYPALYRNSRNHWNKTIHGLIYNALKLFMEMNQKVFDECTQQYYQDRQKERKVLKDRNEAWVRVEALAMRHPGYSSTNIDTNYPYTLPPDDDADADQTPLIFEKPKAKFTEVRGVPVSSPFDAEKALTTADQPVKMKGLLRRKSELPQDSYTMRALSDHKRADEYLVTPPDPNKC; encoded by the exons GCAAACAAAACGGCTGGGGGAACCTCCGGGGGCAGTACGCCGCCACCTCCGCCAACtctgataaataaaatcaaatatcaaCCCGGGGGACCGGTAATAAAGAAGGATAAACGTCAGAGCAGCTCGAGGTTTAACATATCGAAGAACAGGGAGCTGCAGAAACTGCCCCTGCTAACAG AAGCGCAGCAGGGCAACGAAAGGGAGGAACTGTTTATCCAGAAGCTGAGACAGTGCTGCGTACTCTTTGACTTCGAGGCAGATCCATTATCGGATTTAAAATGGAAGGAGGTGAAACGAGGCGCGCTGCACGAGATGGTAGAATACGTTacaaaaaacagaaatgtTATCACCGAAGCCATATATCCGGAGGCTGTGAACATG TTTGCAGTGAACCTTTTCCGGACATTGCCGCCATCGTCGAACCCGAATGGAGCAGAATTCGACCCCGAGGAAGATGAGCCGACCCTGGAAGCAGCCTGGCCGCATTTGCAATTGGTCTACGAATTTTTCCTACGGTTGTTAGAGTCGCAGGACTTTCAACCCAACATTGCTAAGCGGTACATCGACCACAAGTTTGTTTTACAACTGTTGGAATTGTTTGACTCGGAGGATCCAAGGGAGAGGGACTTTCTCAAAACTACACTTCATAGAATTTATGGAAAGTTTCTCGGATTGAGGGCTTAcataagaaaacaaataaacaatgTTTTCTACAGATTCATATACGAGACGGAACATCATAATGGTATAGCCGAATTGCTGGAAATATTGGGGAG CATTATCAACGGCTTTGCGCTGCCGCTGAAAGAGGAACACAAGGTGTTTTTACTGAAGGTATTGCTGCCGTTGCACAAGGCAAAATCTTTGTCTGTCTATCATCCGCAGCTCGCTTACTGCGTCGTTCAGTTTTTGGAGAAGGACGCGTCTCTAACGGAGCCCGTTATTAGAAATCTGTTGAAATTTTGGCCAAAGACACATTCCCCCAAAGAAGTGATGTTCCTCAACGAACTTGAGGAGATTCTCGACGTGATCGAGCCTGCCGAGTTCCAAAAAGTAATGGACCCTCTGTTCAGGCAGCTCGCCAAGTGCGTCTCGTCGCCGCACTTTCAG GTGGCCGAAAGAGCTCTCTACTACTGGAATAATGAGTACATAATGTCACTAATATCGGACAATTATTCCGTCATATTGCCGATAATGTATCCGGCATTGTACAGAAATTCCCGCAATCACTGGAACAAAACGATCCACGGACTGATATACAACGCTCTGAAACTATTTATGGAAATGAATCAGAAAGTATTCGACGAATGCACCCAGCAGTACTATCag GATCGTCAGAAGGAGCGCAAGGTATTGAAAGATAGGAACGAGGCGTGGGTCAGAGTCGAAGCGCTGGCAATGAGACATCCTGGATATTCGTCGACCAACATAGACACGAATTACCCGTACACGTTGCCACCCGACGACGACGCCGACGCGGATCAAACGCCGTTGATATTCGAAAAGCCAAAAGCCAAATTCACGGAGGTGAGAGGCGTTCCAGTTTCAAGTCCTTTCGACGCCGAAAAA GCACTGACGACGGCGGACCAACCAGTTAAGATGAAGGGGCTACTGCGGAGGAAGAGCGAGCTGCCCCAGGATTCTTACACGATGAGAGCTCTTTCGGATCACAAACGCGCGGACGAATACCTCGTCACGCCACCGGATCCAAACAAATGCTAG
- the LOC124186714 gene encoding serine/threonine-protein phosphatase 2A 56 kDa regulatory subunit gamma isoform-like isoform X2, producing the protein MQNKMQTFSGLAFGNVFRKKANKTAGGTSGGSTPPPPPTLINKIKYQPGGPVIKKDKRQSSSRFNISKNRELQKLPLLTEAQQGNEREELFIQKLRQCCVLFDFEADPLSDLKWKEVKRGALHEMVEYVTKNRNVITEAIYPEAVNMFAVNLFRTLPPSSNPNGAEFDPEEDEPTLEAAWPHLQLVYEFFLRLLESQDFQPNIAKRYIDHKFVLQLLELFDSEDPRERDFLKTTLHRIYGKFLGLRAYIRKQINNVFYRFIYETEHHNGIAELLEILGSIINGFALPLKEEHKVFLLKVLLPLHKAKSLSVYHPQLAYCVVQFLEKDASLTEPVIRNLLKFWPKTHSPKEVMFLNELEEILDVIEPAEFQKVMDPLFRQLAKCVSSPHFQVAERALYYWNNEYIMSLISDNYSVILPIMYPALYRNSRNHWNKTIHGLIYNALKLFMEMNQKVFDECTQQYYQDRQKERKVLKDRNEAWVRVEALAMRHPGYSSTNIDTNYPYTLPPDDDADADQTPLIFEKPKAKFTEVRGVPVSSPFDAEKALTTADQPVKMKGLLRRKSELPQDSYTMRALSDHKRADEYLVTPPDPNKC; encoded by the exons GCAAACAAAACGGCTGGGGGAACCTCCGGGGGCAGTACGCCGCCACCTCCGCCAACtctgataaataaaatcaaatatcaaCCCGGGGGACCGGTAATAAAGAAGGATAAACGTCAGAGCAGCTCGAGGTTTAACATATCGAAGAACAGGGAGCTGCAGAAACTGCCCCTGCTAACAG AAGCGCAGCAGGGCAACGAAAGGGAGGAACTGTTTATCCAGAAGCTGAGACAGTGCTGCGTACTCTTTGACTTCGAGGCAGATCCATTATCGGATTTAAAATGGAAGGAGGTGAAACGAGGCGCGCTGCACGAGATGGTAGAATACGTTacaaaaaacagaaatgtTATCACCGAAGCCATATATCCGGAGGCTGTGAACATG TTTGCAGTGAACCTTTTCCGGACATTGCCGCCATCGTCGAACCCGAATGGAGCAGAATTCGACCCCGAGGAAGATGAGCCGACCCTGGAAGCAGCCTGGCCGCATTTGCAATTGGTCTACGAATTTTTCCTACGGTTGTTAGAGTCGCAGGACTTTCAACCCAACATTGCTAAGCGGTACATCGACCACAAGTTTGTTTTACAACTGTTGGAATTGTTTGACTCGGAGGATCCAAGGGAGAGGGACTTTCTCAAAACTACACTTCATAGAATTTATGGAAAGTTTCTCGGATTGAGGGCTTAcataagaaaacaaataaacaatgTTTTCTACAGATTCATATACGAGACGGAACATCATAATGGTATAGCCGAATTGCTGGAAATATTGGGGAG CATTATCAACGGCTTTGCGCTGCCGCTGAAAGAGGAACACAAGGTGTTTTTACTGAAGGTATTGCTGCCGTTGCACAAGGCAAAATCTTTGTCTGTCTATCATCCGCAGCTCGCTTACTGCGTCGTTCAGTTTTTGGAGAAGGACGCGTCTCTAACGGAGCCCGTTATTAGAAATCTGTTGAAATTTTGGCCAAAGACACATTCCCCCAAAGAAGTGATGTTCCTCAACGAACTTGAGGAGATTCTCGACGTGATCGAGCCTGCCGAGTTCCAAAAAGTAATGGACCCTCTGTTCAGGCAGCTCGCCAAGTGCGTCTCGTCGCCGCACTTTCAG GTGGCCGAAAGAGCTCTCTACTACTGGAATAATGAGTACATAATGTCACTAATATCGGACAATTATTCCGTCATATTGCCGATAATGTATCCGGCATTGTACAGAAATTCCCGCAATCACTGGAACAAAACGATCCACGGACTGATATACAACGCTCTGAAACTATTTATGGAAATGAATCAGAAAGTATTCGACGAATGCACCCAGCAGTACTATCag GATCGTCAGAAGGAGCGCAAGGTATTGAAAGATAGGAACGAGGCGTGGGTCAGAGTCGAAGCGCTGGCAATGAGACATCCTGGATATTCGTCGACCAACATAGACACGAATTACCCGTACACGTTGCCACCCGACGACGACGCCGACGCGGATCAAACGCCGTTGATATTCGAAAAGCCAAAAGCCAAATTCACGGAGGTGAGAGGCGTTCCAGTTTCAAGTCCTTTCGACGCCGAAAAA GCACTGACGACGGCGGACCAACCAGTTAAGATGAAGGGGCTACTGCGGAGGAAGAGCGAGCTGCCCCAGGATTCTTACACGATGAGAGCTCTTTCGGATCACAAACGCGCGGACGAATACCTCGTCACGCCACCGGATCCAAACAAATGCTAG
- the LOC124186714 gene encoding serine/threonine-protein phosphatase 2A 56 kDa regulatory subunit gamma isoform-like isoform X5: MVHVGGMAPSLGSTTGGLPKSPSFHQGLAFATVLPHEINKQGPSASALHYQPLQPLLIEAQQGNEREELFIQKLRQCCVLFDFEADPLSDLKWKEVKRGALHEMVEYVTKNRNVITEAIYPEAVNMFAVNLFRTLPPSSNPNGAEFDPEEDEPTLEAAWPHLQLVYEFFLRLLESQDFQPNIAKRYIDHKFVLQLLELFDSEDPRERDFLKTTLHRIYGKFLGLRAYIRKQINNVFYRFIYETEHHNGIAELLEILGSIINGFALPLKEEHKVFLLKVLLPLHKAKSLSVYHPQLAYCVVQFLEKDASLTEPVIRNLLKFWPKTHSPKEVMFLNELEEILDVIEPAEFQKVMDPLFRQLAKCVSSPHFQVAERALYYWNNEYIMSLISDNYSVILPIMYPALYRNSRNHWNKTIHGLIYNALKLFMEMNQKVFDECTQQYYQDRQKERKVLKDRNEAWVRVEALAMRHPGYSSTNIDTNYPYTLPPDDDADADQTPLIFEKPKAKFTEVRGVPVSSPFDAEKALTTADQPVKMKGLLRRKSELPQDSYTMRALSDHKRADEYLVTPPDPNKC, encoded by the exons ATGGTGCATGTCGGTGGAATGGCCCCGTCCCTCGGGTCGACCACCGGCGGTCTACCAAAGAGTCCAAGTTTTCATCAGGGTTTAGCGTTTGCAACGGTATTACCGCACGAGATTAATAAGCAAGGACCTTCGGCATCCGCGCTTCATTATCAGCCCCTACAACCATTATTGATCG AAGCGCAGCAGGGCAACGAAAGGGAGGAACTGTTTATCCAGAAGCTGAGACAGTGCTGCGTACTCTTTGACTTCGAGGCAGATCCATTATCGGATTTAAAATGGAAGGAGGTGAAACGAGGCGCGCTGCACGAGATGGTAGAATACGTTacaaaaaacagaaatgtTATCACCGAAGCCATATATCCGGAGGCTGTGAACATG TTTGCAGTGAACCTTTTCCGGACATTGCCGCCATCGTCGAACCCGAATGGAGCAGAATTCGACCCCGAGGAAGATGAGCCGACCCTGGAAGCAGCCTGGCCGCATTTGCAATTGGTCTACGAATTTTTCCTACGGTTGTTAGAGTCGCAGGACTTTCAACCCAACATTGCTAAGCGGTACATCGACCACAAGTTTGTTTTACAACTGTTGGAATTGTTTGACTCGGAGGATCCAAGGGAGAGGGACTTTCTCAAAACTACACTTCATAGAATTTATGGAAAGTTTCTCGGATTGAGGGCTTAcataagaaaacaaataaacaatgTTTTCTACAGATTCATATACGAGACGGAACATCATAATGGTATAGCCGAATTGCTGGAAATATTGGGGAG CATTATCAACGGCTTTGCGCTGCCGCTGAAAGAGGAACACAAGGTGTTTTTACTGAAGGTATTGCTGCCGTTGCACAAGGCAAAATCTTTGTCTGTCTATCATCCGCAGCTCGCTTACTGCGTCGTTCAGTTTTTGGAGAAGGACGCGTCTCTAACGGAGCCCGTTATTAGAAATCTGTTGAAATTTTGGCCAAAGACACATTCCCCCAAAGAAGTGATGTTCCTCAACGAACTTGAGGAGATTCTCGACGTGATCGAGCCTGCCGAGTTCCAAAAAGTAATGGACCCTCTGTTCAGGCAGCTCGCCAAGTGCGTCTCGTCGCCGCACTTTCAG GTGGCCGAAAGAGCTCTCTACTACTGGAATAATGAGTACATAATGTCACTAATATCGGACAATTATTCCGTCATATTGCCGATAATGTATCCGGCATTGTACAGAAATTCCCGCAATCACTGGAACAAAACGATCCACGGACTGATATACAACGCTCTGAAACTATTTATGGAAATGAATCAGAAAGTATTCGACGAATGCACCCAGCAGTACTATCag GATCGTCAGAAGGAGCGCAAGGTATTGAAAGATAGGAACGAGGCGTGGGTCAGAGTCGAAGCGCTGGCAATGAGACATCCTGGATATTCGTCGACCAACATAGACACGAATTACCCGTACACGTTGCCACCCGACGACGACGCCGACGCGGATCAAACGCCGTTGATATTCGAAAAGCCAAAAGCCAAATTCACGGAGGTGAGAGGCGTTCCAGTTTCAAGTCCTTTCGACGCCGAAAAA GCACTGACGACGGCGGACCAACCAGTTAAGATGAAGGGGCTACTGCGGAGGAAGAGCGAGCTGCCCCAGGATTCTTACACGATGAGAGCTCTTTCGGATCACAAACGCGCGGACGAATACCTCGTCACGCCACCGGATCCAAACAAATGCTAG